A genomic stretch from Bacteroides sp. includes:
- a CDS encoding acetyl-CoA carboxylase biotin carboxyl carrier protein subunit has protein sequence MEDNTLQQDEQQYVEFTIDADVYRTTINKKYSRRKPYEPLNPKMITSFMPGTIQDVYVKPGQEVEPDTILCILEAMKMKNKIFAPFRGIIKTINVEPGQLVPKNFVIIELE, from the coding sequence ATGGAAGACAATACACTGCAACAGGACGAACAGCAATATGTGGAGTTCACCATCGACGCTGACGTATACAGGACCACGATCAATAAAAAATACAGCCGTCGCAAGCCCTATGAACCCCTGAACCCGAAAATGATCACCTCCTTTATGCCGGGCACCATCCAGGATGTCTATGTAAAGCCAGGGCAGGAGGTCGAACCCGACACCATCCTCTGTATCCTTGAGGCCATGAAGATGAAAAACAAGATCTTTGCGCCTTTCAGGGGCATCATCAAAACCATCAATGTTGAACCCGGACAGCTGGTACCCAAAAACTTTGTGATCATTGAACTGGAATAA
- a CDS encoding non-canonical purine NTP diphosphatase, protein MKLVFASNNPHKLKEISEILGPDYPLVSLQDIGCFEDIPEPWPSLEENALAKARYVKTHYGLDCFADDTGLEVEALDGRPGVMSARYAGPGKNSRDNMLKLLEELKNETNRRARFRAVIALILDGQEYLFEGIVNGHITHSARGEGGFGYDPVFIPEGYAQTFAELSADIKNRVSHRFRAIEKLVHFLTNNP, encoded by the coding sequence ATGAAACTCGTCTTTGCCAGCAACAACCCCCATAAATTGAAGGAGATCTCAGAAATCCTGGGCCCGGATTATCCCTTGGTGAGCCTTCAGGATATCGGTTGTTTTGAAGACATCCCCGAGCCCTGGCCCAGCCTTGAAGAAAATGCCCTGGCCAAGGCCCGTTACGTCAAAACACATTACGGGCTCGATTGCTTTGCCGATGATACCGGCCTCGAGGTGGAAGCCCTTGACGGCAGGCCCGGCGTGATGTCAGCCCGTTATGCAGGTCCCGGCAAAAACAGTCGTGACAATATGCTGAAACTCCTGGAAGAATTAAAGAACGAAACCAATCGCAGGGCGCGGTTCAGGGCTGTGATCGCCCTGATATTAGACGGGCAGGAATACCTCTTCGAGGGCATTGTCAATGGGCATATCACCCATTCAGCCCGGGGCGAAGGAGGCTTCGGATACGACCCGGTTTTTATCCCAGAAGGCTATGCGCAAACCTTTGCCGAGCTTTCGGCTGACATCAAGAACAGGGTAAGCCACCGATTCCGCGCCATAGAAAAATTGGTACATTTTTTGACGAATAACCCTTAG